One window of Candidatus Hydrogenedentota bacterium genomic DNA carries:
- a CDS encoding homocysteine S-methyltransferase family protein yields the protein MPGLMERLRSEALLVADGAWGTELIRRGLDVLREPADSWNLSRPDAVAEVAGLYAPHADMLSTNSFGASRTRLTPFGLEENTAAINTRAVEIARNALRTRPSTRRPSGLIAGALGPVRGPGRTQPDDGALAEVYREQASHLAAAGASFLVLETMTDLKEALIAVKAARSACTLEVVCSFAFREGPTGHFDTWSGHAVEEALNSALDAGAAMVGANCVPATGSLLALVTDMRDLMGARPLWLKPNAGQPGSQPDATGRLTLHYPHPLRGLSLDSLCDALGHGIIGGCCGTTPEDIAVLRNEIDRRATRM from the coding sequence ATGCCGGGACTGATGGAGCGATTGCGGTCGGAGGCCCTTCTGGTTGCCGACGGCGCCTGGGGCACGGAACTAATCCGCCGCGGGCTCGACGTGCTGCGAGAGCCCGCGGATTCCTGGAATCTAAGCCGGCCCGACGCGGTGGCGGAAGTGGCCGGGCTATATGCCCCACACGCGGATATGCTCTCCACAAACTCCTTCGGCGCAAGTCGCACCCGACTGACACCCTTCGGTCTTGAAGAAAACACCGCCGCGATCAACACGCGGGCCGTCGAGATTGCGCGGAATGCGTTGCGGACACGCCCATCGACCAGACGCCCTTCGGGGCTCATCGCCGGTGCGTTGGGGCCGGTTCGAGGACCGGGAAGAACCCAGCCCGATGACGGCGCGCTGGCCGAGGTGTACCGCGAACAAGCCTCCCATCTGGCGGCCGCCGGCGCTTCCTTTCTCGTGCTGGAAACGATGACCGATCTCAAAGAGGCGCTGATTGCCGTGAAGGCGGCACGGTCGGCATGCACCCTTGAGGTCGTGTGCTCATTCGCTTTTCGCGAGGGCCCGACCGGACATTTCGACACGTGGTCGGGCCACGCCGTGGAAGAGGCCCTCAATTCCGCTCTCGACGCAGGCGCGGCGATGGTGGGTGCGAACTGCGTTCCGGCGACCGGGAGTCTGCTCGCGCTCGTGACCGACATGCGTGACTTAATGGGCGCACGCCCCCTCTGGCTGAAACCCAACGCGGGTCAGCCTGGCAGCCAACCCGATGCCACGGGCAGGCTGACCCTGCATTACCCCCACCCCTTGCGCGGACTTTCTCTGGATTCGCTGTGCGACGCCCTGGGTCACGGCATCATCGGCGGCTGCTGCGGCACAACCCCGGAGGACATAGCCGTGCTCCGGAATGAGATAGATCGCCGCGCCACGCGGATGTAA
- the kdsB gene encoding 3-deoxy-manno-octulosonate cytidylyltransferase, translating into MARVVGIIPSRYASTRLPGKALEDILGKPMIQRVYEACKESDILDALYVATDDRRIADVVEALGGEVIMTSPNHASGTDRLAEAIQSLEADIVVNIQGDYPFLNPIMIREGVEPLLQDPDLPMTTMMRAVSSPTDLHNPDVVKVVINLKSEAMYFSRALIPFPRGYKAHSVYEHIGMFFYRRDFLESFSKLPPTPLEQVERLEQLRALEHGYRIKVVLTQCKDSLLSGFSVDTSDDLDRLEEMLSKRGIVS; encoded by the coding sequence ATGGCCAGAGTAGTTGGTATTATCCCATCCCGGTACGCCTCCACGCGGCTGCCGGGGAAGGCCCTCGAAGACATCCTGGGAAAGCCCATGATCCAGCGGGTCTATGAAGCATGTAAAGAGTCGGATATCCTGGACGCGCTTTATGTGGCCACGGATGATCGGCGTATCGCCGACGTTGTGGAGGCGCTGGGCGGCGAGGTGATCATGACCTCGCCCAACCACGCCAGCGGCACTGATCGCCTCGCGGAGGCCATCCAGTCGCTGGAGGCCGACATTGTCGTCAACATTCAGGGAGATTACCCTTTTCTGAACCCCATCATGATCCGGGAGGGGGTGGAGCCCCTGCTCCAGGACCCCGATCTGCCCATGACCACCATGATGCGGGCCGTCTCCAGCCCCACCGACCTCCACAACCCCGATGTGGTCAAGGTGGTCATCAATCTCAAGAGCGAGGCCATGTATTTTTCCAGGGCGCTCATCCCTTTTCCCAGGGGCTACAAGGCCCACAGCGTCTATGAGCACATCGGCATGTTTTTCTATCGGCGCGACTTCCTGGAGTCCTTCTCCAAGCTCCCCCCCACGCCGCTGGAGCAGGTGGAACGCCTGGAGCAACTCCGCGCCCTGGAACACGGCTACCGGATTAAGGTCGTCCTCACCCAGTGTAAAGACTCCCTGCTGAGCGGCTTCAGCGTGGACACCAGCGACGATCTGGACCGCCTGGAAGAGATGCTGAGCAAACGTGGAATTGTCTCCTGA